The following are from one region of the Arthrobacter sp. TMP15 genome:
- the mtrA gene encoding MtrAB system response regulator MtrA, translated as MKARILVVDDDEALSEMIGIVLRNDGFDPVFCANGTKALEVFQASNPDLVLLDLMLPGMDGIEVCRLIRAESDVPIVMLTAKSDTSDVVRGLESGADDYVAKPFKPAELVARVRARLRPGDVKAPETLVIGEITIDVAGHSIHRAGEKVSLTPLEFDLLVALARKPWQVFSRELLLEQVWGYRHAADTRLVNVHVQRLRSKIERDPEAPEVVLTVRGVGYKAGN; from the coding sequence ATGAAGGCACGCATTTTAGTTGTTGACGATGACGAGGCGCTATCCGAAATGATCGGGATAGTGCTCCGCAATGACGGGTTCGACCCCGTTTTTTGCGCTAACGGAACAAAAGCACTTGAGGTATTCCAAGCAAGCAACCCAGACTTGGTCTTGCTTGATTTGATGCTGCCCGGAATGGACGGCATAGAAGTGTGTCGGCTTATTCGTGCCGAATCGGATGTGCCTATAGTGATGCTGACGGCCAAATCTGACACTTCTGATGTTGTCCGCGGTCTTGAATCAGGTGCCGATGACTACGTCGCCAAACCCTTCAAGCCCGCTGAGCTGGTTGCTCGTGTCCGTGCACGGCTGCGCCCGGGGGACGTCAAGGCTCCTGAAACGCTGGTAATCGGTGAGATCACCATTGATGTGGCAGGGCACTCGATTCACCGGGCAGGTGAAAAGGTTTCGCTGACCCCTCTTGAGTTTGACCTCTTAGTTGCGCTTGCCCGCAAGCCCTGGCAGGTTTTCTCCCGTGAGCTGTTGTTGGAACAGGTGTGGGGCTACCGGCATGCAGCGGACACTCGGCTGGTCAACGTCCATGTGCAGCGTCTGCGCTCCAAGATCGAGCGTGATCCGGAAGCCCCCGAGGTAGTTCTTACCGTTCGTGGTGTGGGCTACAAGGCCGGGAATTAA
- a CDS encoding DUF4129 domain-containing protein, with the protein MVLTLLGTAMCVAEIPVTPDAEEARRWAQDELAQKVYQDAKPGWAEQLAALITKALKELLNNVGVASGHTGLAIVAGLIIVAIIAIIVIIRPRLNRRNAAQEPVFADVLLLTAEQHRTLAQHAAREADFNTAVTEQFRAIVRAAEERDVSITAPGRTAVEIMAELILAFPQQGGLLGHSAELFNAVRYGHVPPTREMYEELVGTDHAVARTKPLYSRGFQEAQL; encoded by the coding sequence ATGGTCTTGACACTGCTTGGAACCGCCATGTGCGTGGCCGAGATTCCGGTGACCCCTGATGCCGAGGAGGCTCGGCGGTGGGCGCAGGATGAACTGGCTCAAAAGGTTTATCAGGATGCCAAGCCAGGGTGGGCAGAACAGCTCGCGGCGCTCATCACCAAAGCACTAAAGGAACTACTGAACAACGTCGGTGTTGCCAGCGGTCACACGGGCCTGGCCATTGTGGCCGGCCTGATAATAGTGGCCATTATTGCCATCATTGTTATCATCAGGCCCCGGCTCAATAGAAGAAATGCTGCCCAGGAGCCTGTCTTTGCCGATGTGCTCTTACTGACCGCCGAGCAGCACCGGACACTGGCACAGCATGCGGCACGTGAAGCGGACTTCAACACCGCCGTCACCGAACAGTTTCGGGCCATTGTTCGTGCTGCCGAGGAGCGGGACGTGAGCATCACCGCCCCAGGCCGCACAGCCGTGGAAATCATGGCTGAACTAATTCTGGCGTTCCCACAACAGGGCGGCCTACTGGGCCACAGCGCCGAACTGTTCAACGCCGTGCGCTACGGTCATGTGCCGCCCACGCGAGAAATGTATGAGGAATTAGTAGGCACTGACCATGCCGTCGCTCGGACAAAACCCTTATATTCCCGGGGATTCCAGGAGGCGCAGCTATGA
- a CDS encoding DUF58 domain-containing protein — protein sequence MAISGRFFFLALAALVPIIMWPGVVTWLLSLAVLILVLLFDLIFSASPRLVALRRSLPAGVRLGDQSVSVLRLANESKKVLRAWVKDGWQPSAGASNALSSIRIQPGERATVSVLLSPSRRGDLLTHHVSIRSFGPLGMAARQSTISAPGRLRVLPPFSSKRHLPSKLRKLRELDGRAAVQLRGAGTEFDSLRDYVRGDDVRSIDWRATARRQEVVVRTWRPERDRRVVIVLDTSRTSATRIEDETALDTGIEASLLLAVLAERGGDRVSLVAYDRRVRAKVSSTGKGNMLNAMVQSLAPLEPELIELNASAITGQIRDVTAHRALVVLVTSLDAGAAEDNLIPLASALAQKHVVVVAAVRDPAVDQARLDRSSTTTTYRAAAAEHALNRRAAITAVLKQAGVEVVDAPPQELPPQLADMYIRLKAAGRL from the coding sequence ATGGCCATTTCGGGCAGGTTCTTTTTCTTGGCGTTGGCAGCCCTGGTGCCGATCATTATGTGGCCCGGGGTAGTCACCTGGCTGCTGTCGTTGGCTGTGCTGATACTCGTTTTGCTCTTTGACCTGATTTTTAGCGCATCCCCTCGTCTGGTGGCTCTTCGCCGAAGCCTTCCGGCCGGGGTCCGGTTGGGGGATCAAAGTGTTTCTGTGCTGCGCCTTGCCAACGAATCAAAGAAGGTTTTGCGCGCTTGGGTCAAGGACGGGTGGCAACCATCAGCTGGAGCTTCCAACGCGTTGTCTTCAATCCGGATCCAGCCGGGGGAACGTGCAACGGTGAGCGTATTGTTATCCCCTTCTCGGCGCGGAGACTTACTCACACACCATGTTTCCATCCGTTCCTTTGGCCCCTTGGGGATGGCTGCACGGCAAAGCACCATTAGCGCACCGGGTAGGTTGCGGGTGCTGCCACCGTTTAGTTCAAAGCGCCACCTGCCCTCCAAGTTACGCAAATTGCGCGAACTCGACGGGAGAGCCGCAGTACAGCTTCGTGGTGCCGGAACTGAATTTGATTCGTTGCGTGACTATGTGCGTGGCGATGATGTGCGTTCAATCGACTGGCGCGCCACCGCAAGACGCCAAGAGGTGGTAGTACGCACCTGGCGTCCTGAAAGAGACCGCCGTGTAGTGATAGTCCTTGACACCTCACGGACCTCAGCCACCCGCATTGAAGACGAGACTGCCCTGGACACAGGCATCGAAGCGTCACTGCTTTTGGCGGTTTTGGCTGAACGCGGCGGTGACCGAGTCAGCCTGGTGGCGTACGACCGCAGAGTACGGGCCAAGGTTTCCTCCACTGGCAAGGGCAATATGCTCAATGCCATGGTGCAGAGCCTCGCCCCGCTGGAACCTGAACTGATTGAACTAAACGCCTCAGCAATCACCGGACAGATCCGCGACGTGACAGCCCACCGGGCCCTAGTGGTACTGGTGACATCCTTGGACGCCGGCGCGGCAGAGGACAACCTGATCCCCCTCGCCTCGGCCCTGGCTCAAAAGCATGTGGTGGTGGTTGCCGCTGTTCGCGATCCTGCGGTAGATCAGGCACGGCTTGACCGCTCCAGCACCACAACAACCTACCGTGCTGCCGCCGCCGAACATGCGCTGAACCGCAGAGCAGCCATCACTGCCGTCCTCAAGCAAGCCGGGGTGGAAGTAGTTGATGCTCCTCCGCAGGAGCTTCCGCCCCAGCTGGCAGACATGTATATCAGGCTCAAAGCCGCAGGACGACTCTAA
- the mtrB gene encoding MtrAB system histidine kinase MtrB → MSQDQGRNDAVMQPPVEAPPSAETGGQNDGTAAPKNSSGTPLENQLHMIMSKIGLGLRTAGGVLWSLAKKFRRAWSKRWRTSLQFRTVITTLLIASVAVVGVGGYLAGQISNGLFKERLTQAQHESARGVTQVQQEFSNASVSDQPGVATLVKDTLKLLEVGGADDNRKYLLAKIPGQNSKLAVVSSDSGGVTTAIIPNELRASVQADPDGQYWQSIALPTGSSGVHSAVVVGGQVELLKTNYELYMIYDLNSAQVTLDYIQSVLWLAGGILLILIGVIIWYVTRTVVNPVSQAAAVSEKLAAGELEERLVVKGEDEMARLATSFNKMATSLQDQIVALATLSEMQQRFVSDVSHELRTPLTTVRMAAQVLFDARDEFEPIYKRSSELLFHQVERFELLLADLLEISRFDAGVADLDVESLDIFSVIHSVIDGATPVAEANSTELSVVTRLRNHKCVVEMDSRRIDRILRNLVLNAVEHSEGKPVKIFVSADESAVAIAVRDYGIGMSPSSLEHVFFRFWRADAARARTTGGSGLGLSIAMEDAKLHDGWLDAWGIPGEGSCFRLTLPRRRGYVLDHSPVPLPPDGGRAGYSVSLATGPVLTETGAMRVVGALGALKPPSGHVSIGSSQAHKTELGHSERTGSGSSNSEAEEL, encoded by the coding sequence ATGAGTCAAGACCAGGGCAGGAACGACGCCGTTATGCAGCCTCCTGTGGAAGCCCCACCCAGTGCTGAAACTGGTGGGCAAAACGATGGCACCGCAGCGCCCAAAAACTCTTCTGGAACACCCCTTGAGAATCAGCTGCACATGATTATGAGCAAAATTGGGCTTGGCCTGCGTACGGCAGGAGGGGTCCTGTGGTCCTTGGCAAAGAAGTTTCGTCGTGCCTGGTCAAAGCGTTGGCGCACATCGCTTCAGTTCCGCACAGTGATTACCACGTTGCTCATTGCCTCGGTGGCGGTGGTTGGAGTGGGAGGTTATCTTGCCGGGCAGATCTCCAATGGACTTTTCAAAGAACGCCTCACGCAGGCTCAACATGAATCCGCCCGGGGTGTCACCCAGGTGCAGCAGGAATTTTCCAATGCAAGTGTGAGCGACCAGCCCGGAGTTGCCACACTGGTCAAGGACACGTTGAAGCTGCTCGAAGTGGGCGGCGCGGATGACAACCGCAAGTACTTATTGGCTAAAATCCCTGGCCAAAACAGTAAGTTGGCTGTGGTGTCATCCGACTCCGGCGGGGTGACCACGGCCATCATTCCCAACGAGTTGCGAGCGTCGGTCCAAGCTGATCCAGATGGCCAATATTGGCAATCGATAGCACTGCCCACTGGCAGCTCCGGGGTGCATTCAGCCGTGGTTGTAGGCGGCCAGGTTGAGCTGTTAAAAACCAACTACGAGTTGTACATGATCTATGACCTGAACAGCGCACAAGTGACATTGGATTACATCCAGTCCGTGTTGTGGTTGGCAGGCGGCATCCTGCTGATACTTATTGGTGTGATCATTTGGTATGTGACTCGTACGGTGGTGAACCCGGTCAGCCAGGCCGCGGCCGTTTCTGAGAAATTGGCTGCCGGCGAGCTGGAAGAACGCCTCGTCGTCAAGGGTGAAGACGAGATGGCCAGACTGGCAACCTCTTTTAATAAGATGGCCACATCCCTACAGGATCAGATCGTGGCATTGGCAACACTCTCGGAGATGCAGCAGCGCTTTGTCTCGGATGTTTCTCATGAGTTGCGGACCCCTTTGACAACTGTCCGCATGGCGGCACAGGTGCTCTTTGATGCTCGTGATGAGTTTGAGCCCATCTACAAACGCTCGTCCGAGCTACTTTTCCATCAGGTTGAGCGCTTTGAGTTGCTCTTGGCTGACTTGCTGGAGATATCCCGCTTTGACGCCGGCGTGGCAGATCTAGACGTGGAGTCGCTGGATATTTTCTCGGTTATCCATTCTGTCATTGACGGTGCAACACCGGTGGCAGAGGCTAATTCAACGGAACTTTCCGTTGTGACTCGTCTGCGAAACCACAAGTGTGTGGTTGAAATGGACTCTCGCCGAATTGATAGGATTTTGCGGAACTTGGTGCTGAACGCCGTGGAGCATAGCGAAGGTAAACCGGTGAAGATCTTTGTTTCTGCGGATGAGAGCGCCGTCGCAATCGCCGTGCGGGACTACGGCATTGGCATGTCGCCGTCCTCACTTGAACACGTATTTTTTAGGTTCTGGCGTGCCGACGCTGCGAGAGCTCGCACCACCGGAGGGAGCGGGTTGGGTCTCTCGATCGCCATGGAGGATGCGAAATTGCATGATGGTTGGCTTGACGCGTGGGGCATACCGGGTGAAGGTTCGTGCTTCCGGCTGACGCTTCCGCGACGCAGAGGCTACGTACTGGACCATTCTCCTGTCCCCTTGCCCCCTGACGGTGGACGAGCCGGTTATTCGGTATCACTGGCCACCGGGCCGGTACTCACCGAAACCGGGGCCATGCGTGTTGTTGGAGCACTGGGTGCCTTGAAGCCGCCTTCCGGGCATGTATCCATTGGTAGTTCACAGGCACACAAGACTGAGCTGGGCCATTCTGAACGGACCGGTTCAGGGAGCTCCAACTCGGAGGCAGAAGAGCTGTGA
- a CDS encoding DUF4350 domain-containing protein, with the protein MSATKGTYRTDTPLDSAHSDPSVFRAESLSTAQRAGQWWKKYKFWLLCAVVFIVLSLLGVILAGTGERSLGTLSITNPAPAGAQAAASVLRNQGVNVTSTASLTETNLALAANGNGNSTVLFYDPNNLLTPEKTAELSESVQSWGGKLVAITPGPLAVKKLSSELSSTGTTAGTPSVAAHCTNPAALAAGTIDGGSPATGSLATGSPASTANVPHRLYTGTETCFSSDEHSAAGGYLATNSSGEIAVLGNPGVVINQNLANRGNAALTFTLLGSTPNLLWYTASVQDIPVAKQQPSLSEFTPEWIFPASAWLLLVATLGMLWRGRRYGPLVSEPLPVIVKASETLSGRARLYQNARATDTAARTLQHGTLTRLARQLRLGISADPTAVVEAVATATGRKHQQVHALLLGEAPTTEKDMLSMAVQLTALEEEVAQR; encoded by the coding sequence ATGAGCGCCACCAAAGGAACCTACCGAACGGACACACCGCTGGACTCCGCCCACAGCGATCCGAGCGTGTTTCGTGCAGAGAGTCTCAGCACAGCTCAACGAGCAGGCCAATGGTGGAAGAAGTATAAATTCTGGTTGCTCTGCGCTGTTGTTTTCATTGTCCTTTCACTGCTTGGAGTCATTCTTGCCGGCACTGGCGAGCGTTCCTTGGGAACGCTTTCAATCACCAATCCCGCCCCAGCAGGAGCGCAGGCCGCGGCCTCGGTGCTGCGCAACCAAGGCGTCAATGTCACCTCTACTGCTTCCCTCACAGAAACCAACCTGGCACTGGCCGCCAATGGGAATGGCAACAGCACAGTGCTCTTCTACGATCCGAATAATCTCCTCACCCCCGAAAAAACAGCCGAACTCTCAGAATCGGTGCAGAGTTGGGGCGGAAAATTGGTAGCAATTACACCGGGCCCGCTAGCCGTGAAGAAGTTAAGTTCCGAGCTTTCCAGCACAGGCACAACGGCTGGCACGCCATCAGTTGCCGCCCATTGCACCAACCCGGCTGCGCTGGCTGCAGGAACCATTGACGGAGGTTCCCCTGCCACTGGATCTTTGGCCACTGGATCTCCAGCTAGTACAGCGAACGTTCCGCACCGCCTCTACACAGGCACCGAGACGTGTTTTAGTTCCGATGAACACAGTGCTGCAGGCGGCTACCTGGCGACCAACAGCTCAGGTGAGATCGCCGTGTTGGGTAATCCCGGCGTCGTTATTAACCAAAATCTTGCTAATCGTGGCAACGCTGCACTGACTTTCACACTGCTGGGAAGTACACCAAACCTGCTCTGGTACACAGCCTCCGTGCAGGACATTCCCGTGGCGAAGCAGCAGCCTTCGCTTTCCGAATTTACTCCCGAGTGGATCTTTCCAGCGTCAGCCTGGCTGCTACTGGTTGCCACACTTGGGATGCTCTGGCGTGGGCGAAGGTATGGGCCACTGGTGAGCGAGCCTCTTCCCGTCATTGTCAAGGCCTCCGAAACCCTCTCCGGCAGGGCCCGGCTCTACCAGAACGCAAGGGCTACCGATACGGCCGCGCGCACACTCCAGCACGGCACGCTAACCCGGTTGGCTCGCCAGCTCCGACTCGGTATTTCTGCTGACCCAACAGCCGTGGTGGAAGCGGTGGCCACCGCTACCGGGCGCAAGCACCAACAAGTGCATGCGCTGCTGCTAGGCGAAGCACCAACCACTGAAAAAGACATGTTGTCCATGGCCGTGCAACTCACGGCATTAGAGGAAGAAGTGGCACAGAGATGA
- a CDS encoding ABC transporter ATP-binding protein, producing the protein MSGSTQNSPAVVPAVAPVLEISDLKINFATDQGDVHAVKDVSFSVAPGEIVAIVGESGSGKTVTAKAILGLLPETAHSSGAVIISGNDVITVSPHQLRQIRGRDVAMVFQEPSTALNPVYTVGWQIAEGLRAHRPQGKRVGKKEARKLAIEALGKVGIPEPEKRVDYYPHQFSGGQKQRVVIAAALALNPGLIVADEPTTALDVTVQAEILELLRDLRDKYGTSIVLITHNMGVVADLADRVVVMFEGDVVEEASAEVLFAAPKQEYTQKLLAAVPHLGRNSASAGFTERAFQDNEVLVEARELEIEYPGRLGSAAFKAVDKVSFTIRAGEVFGLVGESGSGKTTIGRAIAGLNRTTGGSLKVLGYEMRNYKERTFRPLRKDIGFVFQDPAASFNPHLTIGECVAEPLIIHTDLSGPAITKKVQELLESVQLPAVYAKRFPHELSGGQRQRASLARGLALKPKLLVADEPTSALDVSVQAKVLELFREIQTEMGFAALFISHDLAVVDILAEWVGVLYKGKLVEQGIGSQIMGSPKDDYTKRLLASLPVPNPAEQARRRVAHQGLLAAK; encoded by the coding sequence ATGAGCGGCTCCACACAGAACAGCCCAGCGGTGGTGCCCGCAGTGGCGCCCGTACTGGAGATCTCCGATCTAAAAATCAACTTCGCCACCGATCAAGGGGACGTACACGCCGTTAAGGATGTTTCCTTCAGTGTGGCACCCGGTGAGATCGTGGCCATTGTGGGCGAATCCGGCTCGGGTAAAACGGTTACGGCCAAGGCTATTCTTGGTCTTCTACCGGAAACCGCCCACAGCAGCGGGGCGGTGATCATCAGCGGCAACGATGTCATCACGGTCAGCCCCCACCAACTGCGTCAGATCCGCGGACGTGATGTGGCCATGGTGTTCCAGGAACCATCCACAGCTCTCAACCCCGTTTATACGGTGGGGTGGCAGATCGCGGAGGGACTGCGGGCACACAGGCCACAGGGCAAACGGGTAGGGAAGAAGGAAGCCCGCAAGCTAGCCATTGAGGCTCTGGGAAAGGTGGGCATCCCGGAACCGGAAAAACGTGTTGACTACTATCCGCACCAGTTCTCTGGCGGGCAGAAACAGCGAGTCGTCATTGCTGCAGCGTTGGCCTTGAACCCGGGACTGATTGTGGCCGATGAACCAACCACGGCACTCGATGTCACTGTTCAGGCTGAAATCCTTGAACTCCTGCGTGATTTGCGTGATAAATACGGTACTTCCATTGTGCTGATTACCCACAACATGGGCGTTGTGGCAGATTTGGCGGACCGGGTGGTGGTGATGTTTGAGGGCGACGTTGTGGAAGAAGCCAGCGCTGAGGTACTTTTTGCCGCCCCGAAGCAGGAATACACCCAAAAGTTGCTGGCCGCCGTGCCCCATTTGGGGCGAAACTCCGCCTCAGCAGGCTTCACCGAACGTGCATTTCAGGACAACGAAGTGCTTGTGGAAGCTCGCGAGCTGGAGATTGAGTACCCGGGGCGCCTGGGTAGTGCCGCCTTCAAAGCGGTGGATAAGGTTTCTTTCACCATCAGAGCCGGCGAAGTCTTTGGGTTGGTGGGGGAGTCCGGTTCGGGGAAAACAACCATCGGCCGTGCCATTGCCGGGCTGAACCGGACAACCGGAGGCTCACTGAAGGTCCTGGGCTATGAGATGCGGAACTACAAAGAGCGCACGTTCCGTCCGCTGCGTAAGGATATTGGGTTTGTGTTCCAAGATCCGGCCGCATCCTTCAACCCACACCTGACCATTGGCGAATGTGTGGCCGAGCCACTGATCATCCATACCGATCTGTCAGGTCCGGCCATCACCAAAAAAGTCCAGGAACTGCTTGAATCGGTGCAACTACCGGCTGTTTACGCCAAACGATTCCCGCATGAACTCTCAGGTGGCCAGCGTCAGCGTGCATCCCTTGCACGCGGGCTGGCGCTTAAGCCCAAGCTGTTGGTCGCCGATGAGCCTACCTCGGCACTGGATGTTTCAGTGCAAGCCAAGGTGCTTGAACTGTTCCGGGAAATTCAAACCGAGATGGGATTCGCCGCGCTGTTTATCAGCCACGACCTCGCCGTGGTGGATATTTTGGCCGAATGGGTGGGGGTTCTTTACAAAGGCAAATTGGTGGAGCAGGGGATCGGCTCCCAGATCATGGGCAGTCCCAAGGACGACTACACAAAGCGGCTACTAGCCTCCTTGCCCGTCCCTAACCCCGCAGAGCAGGCGAGACGGCGAGTGGCACACCAGGGACTCCTGGCGGCAAAGTAG
- a CDS encoding chorismate mutase: MTEPSHTQHLSVEDFDPAASSLTDAVDPAVMAELLSIRSSIDNFDATLVYLLAERFRATQRVGILKARHQLPPADPSREKAQIQRLRALAESANLDPAFAEKFLNFIISEVIHHHQAISQSHSDVAATGVVPVVSLDGQGFVADAPTSITDDGGAALK; this comes from the coding sequence ATGACCGAACCGAGCCACACGCAGCACCTGTCCGTGGAAGATTTTGACCCAGCCGCCAGCTCACTCACGGATGCTGTGGACCCCGCCGTCATGGCAGAGCTGCTTTCTATTCGCTCGAGCATCGATAACTTTGATGCAACTCTTGTTTATCTGCTGGCTGAACGGTTCAGGGCCACCCAACGGGTGGGGATTCTCAAGGCGCGGCACCAGCTGCCCCCGGCTGACCCCAGCCGTGAGAAGGCTCAGATTCAGCGGTTGCGCGCCCTGGCGGAATCCGCCAATCTTGACCCCGCGTTCGCTGAGAAGTTCTTAAACTTCATCATCAGCGAGGTCATCCATCACCACCAGGCGATTTCGCAGAGCCACTCGGATGTGGCAGCCACCGGAGTTGTTCCCGTGGTGAGCCTTGACGGCCAAGGGTTTGTCGCCGATGCCCCCACCTCAATCACGGACGACGGCGGCGCAGCCCTTAAGTGA
- a CDS encoding SGNH/GDSL hydrolase family protein, translating into MVHGRFARGAVLLLTLAVSLALSSPSSAVQGQAQAELPVLDAVAVEGAAPRAKAPALPEHNAVDDGGRATTPIIKEEQITVWDLPPGSPVFNPVSGRTEVIDPSIARTALLFGDSQAGGASGVTGAETWVQKGLRNSGYKVRFVGAGGIGFVAKTSASANYPDSVESGAVVLPYGNPALVVVQGGGNDAAAKVPDAQVLANAERLLRDLKSSYPVSEFLIVGTLAKGEAGSRRSHVDALLASFAKRNGVLFLSAGDWVTRYAVTNKMADAVHLNAKGHEVLSKVLVSKLGALQLQIPQQSTQKQG; encoded by the coding sequence ATGGTTCACGGCAGGTTCGCACGCGGTGCGGTTCTTCTTTTGACACTGGCCGTGTCGCTGGCGCTCAGTAGTCCAAGCTCAGCGGTGCAGGGACAAGCCCAAGCAGAGTTGCCAGTGTTGGATGCTGTAGCGGTTGAAGGTGCGGCACCGCGGGCCAAGGCTCCGGCACTTCCCGAACACAACGCCGTTGACGATGGTGGCAGGGCTACCACACCGATCATCAAGGAAGAGCAGATCACGGTGTGGGACCTGCCGCCCGGTTCCCCAGTTTTCAACCCGGTGTCGGGCCGCACTGAAGTCATAGATCCGTCGATTGCCAGAACAGCTTTACTTTTTGGAGATTCTCAGGCCGGCGGAGCCTCAGGCGTGACCGGGGCTGAGACCTGGGTGCAGAAAGGTCTGCGGAATTCCGGCTACAAGGTCCGTTTTGTGGGTGCCGGCGGGATTGGGTTTGTGGCTAAAACATCAGCCTCAGCTAATTATCCTGATTCCGTGGAGAGCGGAGCTGTGGTGCTCCCGTATGGGAATCCGGCCCTGGTCGTTGTGCAAGGCGGGGGCAACGATGCGGCGGCCAAGGTTCCTGACGCGCAGGTGCTGGCCAATGCGGAGCGTCTTCTGCGGGACTTAAAGTCCAGCTATCCGGTGTCCGAATTCTTGATCGTGGGCACGTTGGCCAAGGGAGAAGCAGGCTCCCGACGCAGTCACGTCGATGCGCTGTTGGCCAGCTTTGCCAAGCGTAACGGGGTGTTGTTTCTCAGCGCCGGGGACTGGGTGACCCGCTATGCCGTCACGAACAAAATGGCTGATGCCGTGCATCTGAACGCAAAGGGGCATGAGGTCCTGAGTAAAGTGCTTGTTTCCAAACTAGGAGCGTTGCAACTCCAGATCCCCCAACAAAGCACACAAAAACAAGGGTAG
- a CDS encoding MoxR family ATPase has product MSPAARSLLAVRSEVAKAVVGQDATVTGLLIALLAGGHVLLEGVPGVAKTLLVRALSAALSLDTKRVQFTPDLMPGDVTGSLIYDASTSAFTFREGPVFTNILLADEINRTPPKTQASLLEAMEEHQVSVDGISRRLPSPFMVAATQNPIEYEGTYPLPEAQLDRFLLKLTMDLPGREDEIEVIRRHSLGFDPQDLQGAGVRAVAGAAELAQARKEVAQVGVDRELLAYVVDLVRATRTAPSFQLGVSPRGATAILKSARAYAWLSGRGFITPDDIKALALPTLRHRVALRPEAEMDGVAVDDILLSILATVPVPR; this is encoded by the coding sequence ATGAGCCCTGCGGCGCGGTCCCTGCTGGCCGTGCGCAGTGAAGTGGCCAAAGCCGTAGTAGGCCAAGATGCCACTGTCACGGGGTTGCTCATTGCCCTCCTTGCCGGTGGGCACGTGCTCTTGGAGGGGGTGCCGGGTGTGGCCAAAACTTTGCTTGTCAGGGCATTGTCAGCGGCGCTGAGCCTTGACACCAAACGCGTTCAGTTCACTCCTGACCTGATGCCCGGCGATGTCACGGGATCTTTGATTTACGACGCCAGCACCTCTGCTTTCACCTTCCGGGAGGGTCCGGTTTTTACCAATATCCTGCTTGCCGATGAGATCAATAGGACACCACCTAAAACCCAGGCATCCCTGTTGGAAGCCATGGAGGAACACCAAGTTTCCGTTGACGGTATTTCACGGCGTTTACCTTCACCGTTCATGGTTGCCGCCACCCAAAACCCTATTGAATACGAGGGCACCTACCCGCTGCCCGAAGCTCAATTGGACCGTTTTCTGCTCAAGCTCACCATGGACCTGCCGGGACGTGAGGATGAAATTGAGGTGATCCGCCGGCACAGTCTCGGCTTCGATCCGCAGGATTTGCAGGGCGCAGGTGTACGTGCCGTGGCTGGCGCCGCCGAACTGGCCCAGGCACGCAAGGAAGTAGCCCAGGTGGGTGTTGACAGAGAGCTGCTGGCGTACGTGGTTGACCTGGTCAGAGCCACCCGCACCGCCCCGTCCTTCCAACTGGGAGTCTCCCCTCGCGGGGCAACAGCCATTCTCAAATCAGCCCGCGCCTACGCCTGGCTTTCGGGCCGAGGGTTCATCACCCCCGATGACATTAAAGCCCTGGCACTTCCCACGCTGCGCCATAGGGTTGCCTTGCGCCCTGAAGCAGAGATGGACGGCGTTGCGGTGGATGACATCCTTCTCTCGATTTTGGCCACTGTGCCAGTGCCGCGCTGA